The following coding sequences are from one Cyanobium sp. AMD-g window:
- a CDS encoding Uma2 family endonuclease, with amino-acid sequence MLTLPRQLSEALRLTPAQFAELCAANPEAVLELAADGRLIEMTPAGGETGRRNNQLAVQLGLWARIQPGWCVFDSSTGFLLPDGSVLSPDASAVRLERWQALSSEARQGFPPLCPDLVVEQASPTDRPPDLRRKMATYQANGARLGWLLLPESRGVEVWHASGEPQRLEGLAVLDGEPELPGLRLDLAELWDD; translated from the coding sequence ATGCTCACCCTGCCCCGCCAACTCAGCGAAGCGCTGCGGCTCACGCCGGCCCAGTTCGCCGAACTCTGCGCGGCCAATCCGGAGGCGGTGCTGGAGCTGGCGGCGGACGGGCGGTTGATCGAGATGACCCCTGCAGGCGGCGAAACCGGCCGGCGCAACAACCAGCTGGCGGTCCAACTGGGCCTGTGGGCCCGCATCCAGCCCGGCTGGTGTGTGTTCGACAGCTCCACCGGTTTCCTGCTGCCCGATGGCTCCGTGCTGAGTCCGGATGCCAGCGCGGTGCGGCTGGAACGCTGGCAGGCCCTCTCCAGCGAAGCGCGCCAGGGTTTTCCGCCCCTCTGCCCCGATCTGGTGGTGGAGCAGGCCAGCCCAACCGACCGGCCGCCCGACCTGCGCCGCAAGATGGCGACCTACCAGGCGAACGGGGCCCGGCTGGGCTGGCTGCTGTTGCCCGAAAGCCGTGGTGTGGAGGTGTGGCACGCCAGTGGCGAACCGCAGCGGCTGGAGGGGCTGGCGGTGTTGGACGGGGAGCCGGAACTCCCCGGGCTGCGGCTGGATCTGGCGGAGCTCTGGGACGACTGA
- a CDS encoding YdiU family protein: MQTAVPTAAPTTVLTKTFADFAQRADYSLLDSLKADPQASVDGQDHRPRQVFSGHYVPVTPTPLPAPELVAHSPTLFLELGLGDGLAHDASFRRVFSGDITAAQEPMRPYGWATGYALSIYGSEYIQQCPFGTGNGYGDGRAISVFEGVFDGRRWEMQLKGGGPTPYCRGADGRAVLRSSVREFLAQELMHALGVPTSRSLTLYVSRSETVRRPWYSANSRSFDPDILVDNPAAITTRVAPSFLRVGQLELFARRARSGAHPEALSELRMIVQHLIERNYRQEIDPALDFADQVVELAGLFRGRLTSLVANWMRVGYCQGNFNSDNCAAGGYTLDYGPFGFCELFDPHFQPWTGGGQHFSFFNQPVAARANFQMFWSALRPLLEGNPEALARLDELRDGFAEAMGQELDAMWTSKLGLLRYDAELVQDLLQLMVASKADYTIFFRRLSDIPDDVSALQESFYLPCSEELDAQWTEWLQRWRARLEEAGDIRERAAAMQRVNPAITWREWLIAPAYERAAEGDYGLVRELQEVFRHPYDALPAELAATYDRLKPREFFNAGGVSHYSCSS; this comes from the coding sequence GTGCAGACAGCCGTGCCGACAGCAGCGCCCACCACCGTGCTGACGAAAACCTTCGCGGACTTTGCCCAGCGGGCCGACTACTCGCTGCTGGATTCCCTGAAGGCGGATCCCCAGGCCAGCGTCGATGGCCAGGACCACCGGCCCCGCCAGGTGTTCTCGGGCCATTACGTGCCGGTGACACCCACGCCGCTGCCGGCGCCGGAGCTGGTGGCGCACAGCCCAACCCTCTTCCTTGAGCTGGGCCTGGGCGATGGGCTGGCCCACGACGCGTCGTTCCGCCGGGTGTTTTCCGGCGACATCACGGCGGCCCAGGAGCCGATGCGCCCGTACGGCTGGGCCACCGGCTATGCCCTCTCGATCTACGGCAGCGAATACATCCAGCAGTGCCCGTTCGGCACCGGCAACGGCTACGGCGATGGCCGGGCCATTTCCGTGTTCGAAGGTGTTTTCGATGGCCGGCGCTGGGAGATGCAGCTCAAGGGCGGTGGCCCCACGCCCTACTGCCGCGGCGCCGATGGTCGCGCCGTGCTGCGCTCCAGCGTGCGCGAGTTTCTGGCGCAGGAGTTGATGCACGCCCTGGGGGTGCCCACCTCCCGCTCGCTGACGCTCTATGTCTCGCGGTCTGAGACCGTGCGCCGGCCCTGGTATTCGGCGAACTCCCGCTCGTTCGATCCCGACATCCTGGTGGACAACCCGGCGGCGATCACCACCCGGGTGGCCCCTTCTTTTCTGCGGGTCGGCCAGCTGGAGCTGTTCGCCCGCCGCGCCCGCAGCGGTGCCCATCCGGAGGCGCTGAGTGAGCTGCGGATGATCGTTCAGCACCTGATCGAGAGGAACTACCGCCAGGAGATCGATCCGGCCCTGGACTTTGCTGACCAGGTGGTGGAGCTGGCGGGGTTGTTCCGCGGCCGGCTCACGTCCCTGGTGGCGAACTGGATGCGGGTGGGCTACTGCCAGGGCAATTTCAACAGCGACAACTGTGCGGCCGGTGGCTACACCCTCGACTACGGCCCCTTCGGCTTCTGCGAACTGTTCGACCCCCACTTCCAGCCATGGACCGGCGGCGGCCAGCATTTCTCTTTCTTCAACCAACCGGTGGCGGCTAGAGCCAACTTCCAGATGTTCTGGTCTGCCCTGCGGCCCCTGCTCGAGGGCAACCCAGAGGCGCTGGCAAGGCTGGATGAGCTCCGCGACGGCTTCGCGGAAGCGATGGGCCAGGAGCTCGACGCGATGTGGACCAGCAAGCTCGGCCTGCTCCGCTACGACGCCGAGCTGGTGCAGGACCTGCTGCAGCTGATGGTGGCCTCCAAGGCCGACTACACGATCTTCTTCCGCAGGCTTTCGGACATCCCCGACGACGTCTCGGCCCTGCAGGAGAGCTTCTACCTGCCCTGCTCAGAGGAGCTCGATGCCCAATGGACGGAGTGGCTGCAGCGTTGGCGTGCCCGCCTGGAGGAAGCCGGCGACATTCGCGAAAGGGCCGCTGCGATGCAACGCGTGAACCCGGCCATCACCTGGCGCGAATGGCTGATCGCCCCGGCCTACGAACGGGCGGCAGAGGGTGATTACGGCCTGGTCAGGGAACTGCAGGAGGTGTTCCGCCATCCCTACGACGCGCTGCCTGCGGAGCTGGCCGCGACCTATGACCGACTGAAGCCCAGGGAGTTCTTCAACGCCGGAGGGGTCTCGCACTACAGCTGTTCGTCCTGA
- a CDS encoding TA system VapC family ribonuclease toxin: MSVALLDVNVLIALLDRRHVHHEPAHGWFAAAQAKGWATCPLTQNAVLRILGQPRYPNSPGAPAVVAPLVAELVRHPQHQFWPDSLSLLDQSLVDASRLLEASQLTDTYLLALAVHRGGRLVSFDRRLSCEGVPGGREALWLIEV; the protein is encoded by the coding sequence GTGAGTGTGGCCCTGCTGGATGTGAACGTGCTGATCGCCCTGCTGGATCGGCGCCACGTGCACCACGAACCCGCCCATGGCTGGTTTGCGGCTGCCCAGGCGAAGGGCTGGGCCACCTGCCCGCTCACACAGAACGCCGTGCTGCGCATCCTCGGCCAGCCCCGCTATCCCAACAGTCCGGGGGCACCGGCGGTGGTGGCGCCGCTGGTGGCGGAGCTGGTCCGCCATCCGCAGCATCAGTTCTGGCCGGATTCGCTCAGCCTGCTCGACCAGAGCCTTGTGGATGCATCGCGACTGCTGGAAGCCTCCCAGCTCACCGACACCTACCTGCTGGCGCTGGCGGTACACCGTGGCGGCCGGCTGGTGAGCTTCGATCGCCGCCTCAGCTGCGAGGGGGTCCCGGGCGGGCGCGAGGCTCTTTGGCTGATCGAAGTGTGA
- a CDS encoding CopG family transcriptional regulator, which produces MRTTLQLDDDVLAAARVLARQQRTSLGAVISELARQALVAPAPGSSSGDPGADHRNGLPLLPWRETGAPVDLELVNHLRDELA; this is translated from the coding sequence ATGCGCACCACCCTGCAGCTCGACGACGACGTGCTGGCGGCGGCACGGGTGCTGGCTCGGCAACAGCGCACCAGCCTGGGTGCCGTGATCAGCGAGCTGGCACGCCAGGCCCTGGTGGCGCCAGCGCCAGGCTCCAGCTCGGGAGACCCAGGGGCCGACCATCGCAACGGCCTGCCCCTGCTGCCCTGGAGGGAGACAGGAGCACCGGTGGATCTGGAGCTCGTGAACCACCTGCGCGACGAGCTGGCGTGA
- a CDS encoding DUF5615 family PIN-like protein gives MILWLDAQLSPALASWITARFAPIQAVPVRELGLRDANDRVIFAQARSVGAVVMTKDRDFLHLLFEQGPPPQVIWLRVGNSSNQALQAVLQRTLESAVASLFENEPWVEIRSTS, from the coding sequence GTGATTCTCTGGCTTGATGCTCAGTTGTCACCAGCCCTCGCGAGTTGGATCACAGCACGATTCGCTCCGATCCAGGCGGTGCCAGTCAGAGAGCTCGGCCTCAGGGATGCAAATGACCGTGTGATCTTCGCCCAGGCGAGATCAGTTGGCGCCGTGGTGATGACCAAGGATCGCGACTTCCTGCATCTCCTGTTCGAGCAGGGCCCACCACCTCAGGTGATCTGGCTTCGTGTGGGCAACAGTTCCAACCAGGCACTTCAGGCCGTGCTGCAGCGCACCCTTGAGTCGGCTGTAGCCAGCCTTTTCGAAAATGAACCCTGGGTCGAAATTCGCTCGACGAGCTGA
- a CDS encoding DUF433 domain-containing protein, with protein MADSRITHDPAQCGGKPCIRGMRIRVSDVLDLYAAGLSPDQILAELPDLEPEDLPAALSYAARELNHPVLVA; from the coding sequence ATGGCTGATTCGCGCATCACCCACGACCCAGCCCAGTGCGGCGGCAAGCCCTGCATCAGAGGGATGCGGATCCGCGTGAGCGATGTGCTCGACCTTTATGCAGCTGGGCTCTCCCCCGATCAGATCCTCGCCGAGCTTCCTGATCTTGAGCCGGAAGATCTCCCCGCGGCCCTCAGCTACGCCGCCCGCGAGTTGAACCATCCTGTTCTGGTGGCGTGA
- a CDS encoding type II toxin-antitoxin system HicB family antitoxin — protein sequence MTTATPQRLTAILYREDEVYVAECPEVGTASQGDTIEEALANLREATELYLEECPQPALAPRLLTTFEVNVA from the coding sequence ATGACGACCGCCACCCCCCAGCGCCTCACGGCGATCCTGTACCGGGAAGACGAGGTCTACGTGGCGGAGTGCCCGGAGGTCGGCACCGCAAGCCAGGGCGACACCATCGAGGAAGCCCTCGCCAACCTGCGTGAAGCCACCGAGCTCTACCTGGAGGAATGCCCGCAACCTGCGCTGGCACCGCGGCTGCTGACCACCTTCGAGGTCAACGTTGCCTAA
- a CDS encoding antitoxin, translated as MRAKLFRNGRSQAVRLPAEFRFEGTEVEVNRDPESGAVVLTPVRPSARALLDQRDGLLQEPGFQAELEALFEGLRDTRPAEPVEFP; from the coding sequence ATGCGCGCCAAGTTGTTCCGCAACGGCCGCAGCCAGGCGGTGCGGCTACCGGCTGAGTTCCGCTTCGAGGGCACGGAGGTGGAGGTGAATCGCGATCCCGAGAGTGGCGCTGTCGTGCTCACACCGGTAAGGCCATCGGCCCGCGCCTTGCTTGATCAAAGGGATGGCCTGCTTCAGGAGCCTGGCTTCCAGGCCGAGCTGGAAGCGTTGTTTGAGGGGTTGCGCGACACGCGCCCTGCGGAACCGGTGGAGTTCCCCTGA
- a CDS encoding type II toxin-antitoxin system VapC family toxin, with protein sequence MAAAKGRLMLDTNAVNAFLKGLSPRLDTWVREQRCCLSSIVVAEIRYGLEKLPPTSRLQALVENTLKTLEILPWSEACARVYGRLRADLERNGKPLAAMDLLIASHALSEGCALVTADQAFAHVADLHLEAW encoded by the coding sequence ATGGCTGCGGCAAAGGGGAGGCTGATGCTCGACACCAACGCCGTGAATGCCTTTCTGAAAGGCCTGTCGCCACGGCTGGATACCTGGGTGCGTGAGCAACGCTGTTGCCTGTCATCCATCGTGGTGGCGGAGATCCGTTACGGCCTGGAGAAGCTGCCGCCAACGTCGCGGCTGCAAGCGCTGGTGGAGAACACTCTCAAGACCCTGGAGATCTTGCCCTGGTCAGAAGCCTGCGCCAGGGTGTATGGCCGGCTGCGGGCCGATCTCGAACGCAACGGGAAGCCGTTGGCGGCGATGGATCTTCTGATCGCCAGCCATGCCCTCAGCGAAGGTTGCGCCCTGGTGACGGCGGATCAGGCCTTTGCCCATGTGGCCGATCTGCACCTGGAGGCCTGGTAA
- a CDS encoding DUF3427 domain-containing protein, with protein sequence MPLTVAGISTQRYSPQAAADLRAELVELFALLHERTDHLVTPLDWDRADPPPIPLKLHGRYSRAEVFAAFGLLNEARPFPGREGVFFDEATQCDVFFITLKKSERLFSPTTRHNDVAISPWEFHWESQSLTREASATGQRYIHHVVRGSRVMLFVREENKRGGVTLPFLCLGFADYVSHEGRAADGDSLETAQGDSGGVRAGVGVGGVRGGTTLSGKAPGQPLPAGHYQASRCRSATWAKA encoded by the coding sequence TTGCCTCTGACGGTAGCCGGCATCTCCACCCAGAGGTACAGCCCACAGGCTGCCGCCGACCTCCGCGCCGAACTGGTGGAGCTGTTCGCGCTGCTGCACGAGCGCACCGACCACCTGGTGACGCCGCTCGACTGGGACCGCGCCGATCCGCCCCCCATCCCCCTGAAACTCCACGGCCGCTACTCCCGCGCCGAGGTGTTCGCCGCCTTTGGGCTGCTGAACGAGGCCCGCCCTTTCCCCGGCCGGGAGGGAGTCTTCTTCGATGAGGCCACCCAGTGCGACGTCTTCTTCATCACCCTCAAGAAGAGTGAGCGCCTGTTCTCCCCCACCACCCGCCACAACGATGTCGCCATCTCCCCGTGGGAGTTCCACTGGGAGAGCCAGAGCCTCACCCGGGAAGCGTCCGCCACCGGGCAGAGATACATCCACCACGTTGTGCGCGGCAGCCGGGTGATGTTGTTTGTGCGGGAGGAGAACAAGCGCGGCGGGGTGACGCTGCCGTTCCTGTGCCTTGGCTTTGCCGATTACGTGAGCCACGAGGGGCGAGCGGCCGATGGCGATTCGCTGGAGACTGCACAGGGCGATTCCGGCGGCGTTCGTGCCGGAGTTGGCGTTGGCGGTGTGAGGGGGGGCACAACGCTCAGTGGGAAGGCACCTGGCCAACCCCTGCCGGCTGGCCATTACCAGGCCTCCAGGTGCAGATCGGCCACATGGGCAAAGGCCTGA
- a CDS encoding putative toxin-antitoxin system toxin component, PIN family, which yields MRLVLDTNTALSALIWQGVPGQLMDAAVVGRVPLISTVPLLAELEGVLQRPKFREPIFRLGVRIADLFDGYAALVERVEPADLGGPISRDPDDDQVLAAAVGGLADLIVSGDDDLLALGNFQGIAIVLAREAMRRLQEPEGRRDKP from the coding sequence TTGCGGCTGGTTCTTGACACCAACACGGCTCTCTCTGCCCTGATCTGGCAGGGAGTTCCCGGGCAGCTCATGGATGCGGCCGTTGTTGGGCGGGTTCCGCTGATCAGTACCGTTCCTCTCCTCGCCGAGTTGGAAGGCGTGCTGCAGCGTCCGAAGTTCAGAGAGCCCATTTTTCGGCTTGGTGTGAGGATTGCCGATCTGTTTGATGGCTATGCCGCCCTGGTTGAGCGCGTGGAACCTGCTGATCTGGGAGGTCCCATCAGTAGGGATCCCGACGACGATCAGGTCTTGGCTGCGGCCGTAGGTGGCCTCGCCGATCTGATCGTCTCTGGCGATGACGACCTCTTGGCCTTGGGCAACTTTCAAGGGATTGCGATAGTTCTGGCCAGGGAGGCCATGAGGCGCCTGCAGGAACCAGAGGGCCGAAGGGATAAGCCTTGA
- a CDS encoding DUF3427 domain-containing protein, translating into MPDQAPPPGLYQQLLTESLEQQLRDLQETLVDTDGLDPQEAPRLLARHLAGLARIALEHLSGGSTPEHQLALVNQLVGLLQSQAPRAISTGDLLHPSAQLLSEIRSTALLPGQAETIRPLIPLADSTLLVNASGEPSVGQALIHEVPSAQRIDLLCAFIKWSGLRLLQPALSEFLQAQPCRSLRVLTTVYLGATDRRALDWLVAHGAEVRVSYDTRRTRLHAKAWLFHRPGLSGATPSSTAYIGSSNLSTAALHDGLEWNVRLSAHDNEGILAKFQAAFESYWEEGEFEPYRASELEQRRFDRAAREESAGDAAAEATPLSFFDIRPYAYQQEILDKLSAERSLHGRWRNLVVAATGTGKTVIAALDYARQGGQGHRHPSLLFVAHRREILQQSLATFRQVLRDGSFGELLVDGQRPSQWRHVFASVQSLAGLDPADLAPDTFAVVIVDEFHHAASASYERWLRHLAPVLLLGLTATPERTGGEDILHWFGGRIAAELRLWSALEQGLLCPFHYFGLHDGTDLSQVEWRRNGYATEALSNLYTADDARLRLILRELADKVTNLEAMRALGFCVSVEHAHWMARKFVAAGLRAASLDASSPREQRAEQIRRLRSGELQILFAVDLFNEGLDIPEIDTVLFLRPTESAIVFLQQLGRGLRLCRGKSCLTVLDFIGQAHRDFRFDLRYRALLGGTRDQLEQQINDGFPFLPAGCSLQLDRVSSERVLSNLRESLPTRRPQLLAEARRLGRCSLAALLEGLGMELGEFYKVAGSWALLQRELGWVASVEPSEDERRLGRGIAGGLLHLDDPERLYWLTDQLRRTLPPDPAGFDPETERSWRMLMAQLWGSGRQHLPLAEALVRLWAAADLRAELVELFALLIERTDHLVTPLDWDRADPPPIPLKLHGRYARAEVFAAFGLLNEARPFPGREGVFFDEATHCDVFFITLKKSERLFSPTTRYNDVAISPWEFHWESQSLTRESSPTGQRYIHHVERGSRVMLFVREENKRGGVTLPFLCLGFADYVSHEGERPMAIRWRLHRAIPAAFVPELALAV; encoded by the coding sequence ATGCCCGACCAGGCTCCCCCCCCCGGTCTCTACCAGCAACTCCTCACCGAGAGCCTGGAGCAACAGCTGCGCGACCTGCAGGAAACCCTGGTCGACACCGACGGCCTGGATCCCCAGGAAGCCCCGCGCCTGTTGGCTAGGCACCTGGCGGGTCTGGCCCGCATCGCCCTGGAGCATCTGAGCGGTGGATCCACCCCTGAGCACCAGCTGGCCCTGGTGAACCAACTGGTGGGCCTGCTCCAGAGCCAAGCACCCCGCGCCATCTCCACGGGCGACCTGCTGCACCCCTCAGCCCAGCTGCTGTCGGAGATCCGATCCACGGCACTCCTGCCCGGCCAGGCCGAAACCATCCGGCCGCTCATCCCCCTTGCGGATAGCACCCTGCTGGTGAACGCCAGCGGCGAACCGTCGGTGGGGCAGGCGCTGATCCACGAAGTCCCCTCCGCCCAGCGGATCGACTTGCTCTGCGCCTTCATCAAGTGGAGCGGTCTGCGCCTACTACAGCCTGCCCTGTCTGAGTTCCTGCAGGCTCAGCCCTGCCGCTCGTTGCGGGTGCTCACCACCGTCTACCTGGGCGCCACCGACAGGCGCGCCCTCGATTGGTTGGTGGCCCACGGCGCCGAGGTGCGCGTCAGCTACGACACCCGCCGCACCCGCTTGCACGCCAAAGCGTGGCTGTTCCATCGGCCTGGTCTCTCGGGCGCCACCCCTTCCTCCACCGCCTACATCGGCTCCTCCAATCTCTCCACCGCCGCGTTGCACGACGGCCTGGAGTGGAACGTGCGCCTCTCCGCCCACGACAACGAGGGCATCCTCGCCAAGTTCCAGGCCGCCTTTGAGAGCTACTGGGAGGAGGGCGAGTTCGAGCCCTACCGGGCCAGCGAACTGGAGCAGCGCCGCTTTGATCGGGCCGCGCGCGAGGAGTCGGCGGGAGACGCGGCGGCGGAGGCCACTCCGCTCAGCTTCTTCGACATCCGCCCCTACGCCTACCAGCAGGAGATCCTCGACAAGCTCTCGGCCGAGCGCAGCCTCCATGGCCGCTGGCGCAACCTGGTGGTGGCCGCCACCGGCACGGGCAAAACCGTGATCGCCGCCCTCGATTACGCCCGCCAGGGCGGTCAGGGTCACCGTCACCCGAGCCTCCTGTTCGTGGCCCACAGGCGCGAGATCCTGCAGCAGAGCCTCGCCACCTTCCGCCAGGTGCTGCGCGATGGCTCCTTCGGCGAGCTGCTGGTGGATGGCCAGCGCCCCAGCCAGTGGCGCCATGTGTTCGCCTCGGTGCAGTCGCTCGCTGGGCTGGATCCGGCCGACCTGGCGCCAGACACGTTCGCCGTGGTGATCGTCGATGAGTTCCACCACGCCGCCTCCGCCAGCTACGAACGCTGGCTGCGCCACCTGGCGCCCGTCCTGCTGCTAGGCCTCACCGCCACCCCCGAGCGCACCGGCGGCGAGGACATCCTCCATTGGTTTGGGGGCCGCATTGCCGCTGAACTGCGCCTCTGGAGCGCGTTGGAGCAGGGCCTGCTCTGCCCCTTCCACTACTTCGGCCTCCACGACGGCACCGATCTTTCGCAGGTCGAATGGCGCCGCAACGGCTACGCCACAGAAGCCCTCTCCAACCTCTACACCGCCGACGACGCCCGCCTGCGCCTGATCCTGCGCGAACTGGCAGACAAGGTCACCAACCTGGAGGCGATGCGGGCCCTGGGCTTCTGCGTGAGCGTGGAGCACGCCCATTGGATGGCCCGCAAGTTCGTGGCCGCCGGCCTGCGCGCCGCTTCCCTGGATGCCTCCAGCCCCCGGGAGCAGCGCGCCGAGCAGATCCGCCGCCTGCGATCCGGCGAGCTGCAGATCCTGTTCGCCGTGGATCTGTTCAACGAAGGCCTCGACATCCCCGAGATCGACACGGTGCTGTTCCTGCGGCCCACCGAGAGCGCGATCGTGTTCCTGCAGCAGCTCGGCCGCGGTCTGCGGCTCTGCCGGGGCAAGAGCTGCCTCACGGTGCTGGATTTCATCGGCCAGGCCCACCGCGACTTCCGCTTCGACCTCCGCTACCGCGCCCTGCTCGGTGGCACGCGCGACCAGCTGGAACAGCAGATCAACGACGGGTTTCCTTTCCTGCCGGCCGGCTGCAGCCTGCAGCTCGATCGGGTATCCAGCGAGCGGGTGCTTTCAAATTTGCGCGAGTCGCTGCCCACGCGCCGTCCCCAACTGCTCGCCGAAGCCCGCCGCCTCGGGCGCTGTTCGCTGGCGGCGTTGCTCGAGGGGCTTGGGATGGAGCTGGGGGAGTTCTACAAGGTGGCGGGGTCGTGGGCGTTGCTGCAGCGGGAGCTGGGGTGGGTGGCCTCGGTGGAACCCTCCGAGGATGAGCGGCGACTGGGACGGGGGATCGCCGGGGGGCTGCTGCATCTGGACGACCCGGAGCGGTTGTACTGGCTGACGGACCAACTGCGGCGGACACTGCCGCCCGATCCGGCGGGCTTCGATCCGGAGACGGAACGCAGCTGGCGCATGCTGATGGCCCAGCTCTGGGGCAGCGGCCGCCAGCACCTGCCCCTGGCCGAGGCCCTCGTCCGACTCTGGGCCGCCGCCGACCTCCGCGCCGAACTGGTGGAGCTGTTCGCGCTGCTGATCGAGCGCACCGACCACCTGGTGACGCCGCTCGACTGGGACCGTGCCGATCCGCCCCCAATCCCCCTCAAACTCCACGGCCGCTATGCCCGCGCCGAGGTGTTCGCCGCCTTTGGGTTGTTGAACGAGGCCCGCCCCTTTCCCGGCCGGGAGGGAGTCTTCTTCGATGAAGCCACCCACTGCGACGTCTTCTTCATCACCCTCAAGAAATCCGAGCGTCTGTTCTCCCCCACCACCCGCTACAACGATGTCGCCATCTCTCCGTGGGAGTTCCACTGGGAGAGCCAGAGCCTCACGCGGGAATCCTCACCCACCGGGCAGAGATACATCCACCACGTTGAGCGCGGCAGCCGGGTGATGCTGTTCGTGCGGGAGGAGAACAAGCGCGGCGGGGTGACGCTGCCGTTTCTGTGCCTCGGGTTTGCCGATTACGTGAGCCACGAGGGGGAGCGGCCGATGGCAATTCGTTGGCGACTGCACAGAGCGATTCCGGCGGCGTTCGTGCCGGAGTTGGCGTTGGCGGTGTGA